A genome region from Primulina eburnea isolate SZY01 chromosome 9, ASM2296580v1, whole genome shotgun sequence includes the following:
- the LOC140840795 gene encoding uncharacterized protein, translating to MAPYEALYGRKCRSPLYWDEVGEKAIIGQELIQLTVDKVVIIKERLKAAQDRQKSWADLKRRPLQLGIGEKAYVKVSPMKGVVRFSKSGKLNPRYVGPLEILEKMMLGIKVNDIGGVKGVLKCI from the exons atggctccatatgaggcTTTGTATGGTCGGAAGTGTAGGTCGCCTCTATATTGGGACGAGGTCGGAGAAAAAGCTATTATCGGACAAGAACTTATTCAGTTGACCGTTGATAAAGTAGTCATAATCAAGGAGAGACTCAAGGCAGCCCAGGATAGGCAGAAGAGCTGGGCCGATCTGAAGAGAAGACCTTTACAGTTGGGAATTGGTGAGAAAGCTTACGTCAAGGTCTCCCCTATGAAAGGAGTGGTTCGGTTCAGTAAATCCGGAAAGTTGAATCCGAGATATGTGGGACCATTGGAGATACTGGAGAAG ATGATGTTAGGGATTAAGGTGAATGatataggaggtgttaaaggtGTCTTGAAATGCATTTAG